The following coding sequences lie in one Metopolophium dirhodum isolate CAU chromosome 5, ASM1992520v1, whole genome shotgun sequence genomic window:
- the LOC132945687 gene encoding uncharacterized protein LOC132945687, with product MEEDMLNVRKLENEFESLDLKMKPSTSKQTKKPLKRGTEKAIDKKNKKKQMKTSSSYREILEEKLRAEEFDEEILNSVTFRQGDGLATIKSQFNPDEKPTDYWTITYYKCANISNVPTKDRWRHSEASVKVTTSDKSKDQTLNNSLNETMQVIFDIILKDPERRTIRNKLAA from the exons CAAATTGGAG aaCGAATTTGAATCCCTGGACTTAAAAATGAAGCCTTCTACTTCGAAGCAGACTAAAAAACCGTTGAAAAGAGGGACTGAAAAAGCAATTgataaaaagaacaaaaaaaaacaaatgaaaaca agttcatCATACAGAGAAATACTTGAGGAAAAATTGCGGGCAGAAGAATTTGacgaagaaatattaaattctgtTACTTTTCGACAGGGAGATGGTTTGGCTACCATTAAAAGCCAATTTAATCCTGATGAGAAGCCAACTGACTACTGGACGATAACCTATTACAAGTGCGCAAATATAAGCAATGTTCCAACAAAGGATAG GTGGCGACACTCTGAGGCATCTGTCAAGGTGACGACATCGGACAAGTCGAAAGATCAGACTCTAAATAACAGTTTGAACGAGACCATGCAGGTTATCTTTGATATCATTTTGAAAGACCCTGAACGTCGTACGATTAGGAATAAATTAGCCGCATga